The genomic DNA CTCTGGTTCTTCTATCGCTCTTGTAAATCTCCGGATCATAATCCGGGTTTACCTTCGGGAATCGCGCCTCGACCAGTTCGAGATAGCGCATCATCTCGTCGTAGAGTTTCTGGTGTGTTTCCGGATTTTGCTTTGCAATGTTGGTAACCTCGCCAATGTCGCCAGAAAGGTCGAACAACATTGGGATATCCGGTCGTTCGTAAAAATGGATCACTTTGGACGAACCAGAAATAATGACCGAATGTGGCACAGAATTCCGATAATGAGGATAATGAAAATAGAGATAGCGATTTAGAAAGGCATCGTCCGGCTCTTTTCCCGCCATGTAATCCGCGAGGCTGACACCGTCGATATTCTGCAATTTTTCCGAGTCGCCACCAGCCCAATCAACGAAGGTGGGTAAGAAGTCATAGTTGATCACATTGCCGGTAAAAGCCGAGCCAGGTTTGACTCCCGGACCCTTGACAATCATAGGCACCCGGATGCCTCCATCCCACAACCACCACTTTGTTGCGTGTAACGGTTGCTTGTAGTCGGGTATGATTTCGACTTCTTCGTGTCGGTACCCGTTGTCACCTGCTACGATAATATAGGTGTTATCCTCAATCCCCAGTTCCCTGAGCTTGTCGAGCACTGCGCCGATCCGACCGTCCAGGTCCTCACCCATTCCCAACCAAATTACGGGATCATCTCCACGGTTGACTGTGTCGGGATGTTTATTGTTTTTTTTATACCACTCCTGCACCAGTGGGTGGTTCACATACTTTTCACGCGTTTTATCCAGGCATTCATAACCCGCGTGCATGGCATAATGAGATATCTGGAGGTAAAAGGGATTGCTTTTTTCTACCTGTTCTTCCATAAAGCCAATTGCCTTTTCAGTAATACTGAACATCAACTTGGGATCGGCCATATCTTTGGGTAGTCGCCTGGGCGTCCGCTCGTCCCTCTCCAGTCCGTACTTCAGGGTATTGCCGGGATTATTGTCGGTAGCACCATCGTGTAATACGTAGCCCGCTTTTGCAGGATCGCCTCTCATGTGCCATTTGCCAATGTGGGCGCTGACATAACCCAGTGGCTTGAGAGCTTTGGGAATGGTGACTGCGTCTTCGTCGAGTTCTCGGTCGGACACGTTCGGGACCAGCGGGAAATGCCGATATTCCCTTTTCGTGTCG from Gemmatimonadota bacterium includes the following:
- a CDS encoding sulfatase-like hydrolase/transferase; the encoded protein is MPKKNCFKEQQARPNIVMFYIDDWAWNGSPVAMDDTLENSLMPVLQMPNIQKLANEGMKFRNAYGAPQCAPARVCVQTGLSAPHSGFTVYLGAREPYYDTKREYRHFPLVPNVSDRELDEDAVTIPKALKPLGYVSAHIGKWHMRGDPAKAGYVLHDGATDNNPGNTLKYGLERDERTPRRLPKDMADPKLMFSITEKAIGFMEEQVEKSNPFYLQISHYAMHAGYECLDKTREKYVNHPLVQEWYKKNNKHPDTVNRGDDPVIWLGMGEDLDGRIGAVLDKLRELGIEDNTYIIVAGDNGYRHEEVEIIPDYKQPLHATKWWLWDGGIRVPMIVKGPGVKPGSAFTGNVINYDFLPTFVDWAGGDSEKLQNIDGVSLADYMAGKEPDDAFLNRYLYFHYPHYRNSVPHSVIISGSSKVIHFYERPDIPMLFDLSGDIGEVTNIAKQNPETHQKLYDEMMRYLELVEARFPKVNPDYDPEIYKSDRRTRARIHWGPFEGQRALDDDEI